The proteins below come from a single Hirundo rustica isolate bHirRus1 chromosome 6, bHirRus1.pri.v3, whole genome shotgun sequence genomic window:
- the BAHD1 gene encoding bromo adjacent homology domain-containing 1 protein, protein MTHARKKQLFLVKHPAGSAGQASSPTGSRRMDRANAEQRDGDASEAPNCPSGFVGSNKSKSLREVRKTYPLRRRLLPSVSKKTCKVLLTRLEDVAGSLSKQTPSCKKKHLPSWVEGLGSALFSEQVQPVGASKSESSGEKCAVTYPGPEQDFDPAPSEPRKRRLASLNAEAVNNLLFERDDGSLSGRRFRRDSGKAAGDCTLKGLQCKAGDNWPALEKPAVKAGKGKNRHEPSQKCNSCEHSLDEVFDDGAKREDGAVSYHPTPKRLASLNAVAFLKLTHEKDQPLKQRNKSDGEGKSENHCSKSTLKWAKAGRKNCVKSKKEVASLKMDGQHGWQGQTLGTFGKGEQRDSSRLYGTTEPVPYESLSGSYASTEGFYHRLPLLMGGQASMKPEYGRPGEKSPTPKQEFHQPSFPMQQFPPLPVPGNHADCGCLYESSDLTPLNGFYVYYGQSGYSGYSPCSVYPKDELSQAATCEGLLVSSGSLPSGAHFQPLHWCSSPYCCGEGAAVSSYSVCGVVHVPEGRIGSVHAGRSSYPYKMPFAAEGCKSLDQLNLTIPVAGHPASPAHPLSGCPVPSVPPAAEPVPHLQTPNSDPQTMARECPQSSKPPSGSKSGLRNTPGCLHASNSKAAGGHSHPKQQRISRRRATNGWIPVGTACEKAVYVVNEPEPAVRKSYQAVERDGEIIRVRDTVLLKSGPRKKSMPYVAKISALWEDPKTGELMMSLLWYYRPEHTQGGRNPSMHQNEIFASRHQDENSVACIEEKCYVLTFAEYCRFCALAKRRVEGIPGRKTIMVPPSEEYSTPPHRKVPEDTDPELVFLCRHVYDFRHGRILKNPQ, encoded by the exons ATGACGCATGCCCggaaaaaacagcttttccttgTGAAACATCCAGCTGGTTCTGCTGGCCAGGCCTCGTCGCCaacaggcagcaggaggatggacagggcCAACGCAGAGCAGCGGGACGGAGATGCCTCGGAGGCTCCAAACTGTCCCAGTGGTTTTGTAGGGAGTAACAAAAGCAAGAGTTTGCGCGAAGTGCGAAAGACGTACCCGCTGAGGAGGCGGCTGCTCCCCTCGGTGAGCAAAAAGACCTGCAAGGTGCTCCTCACCAGGCTGGAGGATGTGGCCGGCTCTCTGTCCAAGCAGACCCCGAGCTGTAAAAAAAAGCACCTTCCCAGCTGGGTTGAGGGTTTGGGATCTGCTTTGTTCTCGGAACAAGTTCAGCCTGTGGGAGCGAGCAAGAGTGAGTCATCCGGGGAGAAGTGCGCGGTAACTTATCCCGGGCCGGAGCAGGACTTTGATCCTGCTCCCTCGGAGCCCAGGAAGCGCCGGCTGGCCTCGCTGAACGCTGAGGCAGTGAACAACCTGCTGTTCGAACGGGACGATGGCTCGTTATCCGGCAGGCGCTTCCGCAGGGACTCGGGGAAGGCTGCTGGGGACTGTACCCTCAAGGGCTTGCAGTGCAAAGCCGGTGACAACTGGCCTGCCCTGGAAAAACCGGCTGTgaaagcagggaagggaaagaaccGGCACGAGCCCAGTCAGAAATGCAATAGCTGCGAGCATTCGCTGGACGAGGTCTTTGATGATGGGGCAAAGAGGGAGGATGGGGCCGTCTCCTACCATCCCACCCCAAAGAGACTGGCCAGCCTGAACGCCGTGGCCTTCCTGAAGCTGACCCACGAGAAAGACCAGCCCCTGAAACAGAGGAATAAATCAGACGGGGAGGGCAAGTCCGAGAACCACTGTTCGAAATCTACGCTCAAATGGGCCAAAGCCGGTCGGAAGAACTGTGTCAAATCCAAGAAGGAGGTGGCTAGCTTAAAAATGGATGGGCAGCACGGCTGGCAAGGCCAGACCCTGGGCACGTTTGGGAAAGGGGAGCAGCGGGACTCTTCCAGGCTCTATGGGACAACAGAGCCCGTCCCCTACGAGTCGCTGTCTGGCTCCTACGCCAGCACGGAGGGCTTCTACCACAGACTGCCTCTGCTCATGGGAGGACAAGCTTCCATGAAGCCGGAGTATGGAAGGCCCGGAGAGAAATCCCCAACCCCCAAACAGGAATTTCATCAGCCTTCCTTTCCCATGCAGCAGTTCCCTCCCTTGCCTGTGCCCGGGAATCACGCGGATTGTGGATGCCTCTATGAATCCTCAGATCTGACTCCGTTGAACGGGTTTTACGTTTATTACGGCCAAAGCGGATACAGTGGCTACTCCCCCTGCTCCGTTTATCCCAAGGACGAGCTGTCGCAGGCCGCCACCTGCGAGGGGCTCCTGGTATCTTCCGGTTCCTTGCCGTCGGGCGCTCACTTCCAGCCCCTGCACTGGTGCAGCTCTCCGTACTGCTGCGGGGAGGGAGCGGCCGTGAGCAGCTACAGCGTCTGCGGCGTGGTGCACGTGCCGGAGGGCAGGATCGGCAGCGTGCACGCCGGACGGAGCAGCTACCCCTACAAAATGCCTTTTGCAGCAG aAGGCTGCAAGTCTCTGGACCAGCTGAACCTCACAATCCCGGTGGCAGGACACCCCGCGTCGCCTGCCCACCCGCTCTCAGGATGTCCTGTGCCCAGCGTGCCGCCGGCTGCGGAGCCCGTTCCTCACCTGCAGACCCCCAACTCTGACCCTCAGACCATGGCCCGAGAATGTCCTCAGAGCTCCAAGCCTCCCAGCGGCTCCAAGTCCGGGCTGCGCAATACTCCGGGCTGCCTGCACGCCTCCAACAGCAAAGCGGCCGGGGGCCATTCCCACCCCAAGCAGCAGCGGATCAGCCGGCGCAGGGCCACCAACGGCTGGATCCCCGTGGGCACGGCCTGCGAGAAGGCCGTCTACGTCGTG AACGAGCCGGAGCCGGCCGTGCGCAAGAGCTACCAGGCTGTGGAGAGGGACGGGGAGATCATCCGGGTGCGGGACACCGTGCTCCTCAAATCGGGGCCCCGCAAGAAATCCATGCCCTACGTGGCCAAGATCTCCGCACTCTGGGAGGACCCCAAGACAG GAGAGCTGATGATGAGCCTCCTGTGGTATTACAGACCGGAGCACACTCAGGGAGGCCGCAACCCCAGCATGCACCAG AATGAGATCTTTGCGTCGCGGCACCAGGACGAGAACAGCGTGGCCTGCATCGAGGAGAAGTGCTACGTGCTGACCTTCGCGGAGTACTGCAG ATTTTGTGCCTTGGCAAAGCGTCGAGTCGAAGGGATCCCGGGCAGGAAAACCATCATGGTTCCTCCCTCGGAGGAGTACTCCACCCCTCCGCACCGCAAGGTGCCCGAGGACACGGACCCCGAGCTGGTTTTCCTCTGTCGTCACGTCTACGACTTCAGGCACGGGCGCATCCTGAAGAACCCGCAGtag
- the CHST14 gene encoding carbohydrate sulfotransferase 14 produces MLMFGVILASSGLLLMIERGILARVGPPPLHPPAGPSRRDGRDSTAELELEVLRDTRNRTIRALCGQRSMPRSVWELPPGQRRTVLRHLLVSDKYRFLYCYVPKVACSNWKRILKVLDGALESVDAKGKMDHKSDLVFLGDMKPEEISYRLKHYYKFVFVRDPMERLLSAYRNKFGEIKEYQQKYGVEIVRRYRKNGGNSAGDDVSFSEFLQYLLDEDVERMNEHWMPVYNLCQPCAVRYDFIGSYERLHADANHVLERIQSPSFVRFPERQAWYKPVTAQTLHYYLCNTPRRLIKELLPKYILDFSLFAYPLPNVTSEFCRQ; encoded by the coding sequence ATGCTGATGTTCGGCGTCATCCTGGCCTCCAGCGGGCTCCTCCTCATGATCGAGCGCGGCATCCTCGCCCGGGTCGGGCCGCCGCCGCTGCACCCGCCCGCCGGGCCGTCCCGGAGGGACGGGCGGGACTCGACGgcggagctggagctggaggtgctgcgGGACACTCGGAACCGCACGATCCGCGCCCTGTGCGGGCAGCGCTCGATGCCCCGCAGCGTCTGGGAGCTGccgcccgggcagcgccgcaCGGTGCTCCGGCACCTCCTGGTTAGCGACAAGTACCGCTTCCTCTACTGCTACGTGCCCAAGGTGGCCTGCTCCAACTGGAAGCGCATCCTGAAGGTGCTGGACGGGGCTCTGGAGAGCGTGGACGCCAAGGGCAAGATGGACCACAAGAGCGACCTGGTGTTCCTGGGTGACATGAAGCCGGAGGAGATCAGCTACCGCCTGAAGCACTACTACAAGTTCGTCTTCGTGCGGGACCCGATGGAGAGGCTGCTCTCGGCCTACCGGAATAAATTCGGGGAGATCAAGGAGTACCAGCAGAAGTACGGCGTGGAGATCGTCCGGCGGTACCGGAAGAACGGGGGGAACTCGGCCGGCGACGACGTGTCCTTCTCCGAGTTCCTGCAGTACCTGCTGGACGAGGACGTGGAGCGCATGAACGAGCACTGGATGCCCGTCTACaacctgtgccagccctgcgcCGTCAGGTACGACTTCATCGGCTCCTACGAGCGGCTGCACGCCGACGCCAACCACGTGCTGGAGCGCATCCAGTCGCCCTCCTTCGTCCGCTTCCCGGAGCGCCAGGCCTGGTACAAGCCCGTCACGGCCCAGACGCTGCACTACTACCTGTGCAACACCCCGCGCCGGCTGATCAAAGAGCTCCTCCCCAAATACATCCTGGACTTCTCCCTCTTCGCCTACCCCCTGCCCAACGTCACCAGCGAGTTCTGCAGGCAGTGA